The following coding sequences lie in one Panicum virgatum strain AP13 chromosome 6N, P.virgatum_v5, whole genome shotgun sequence genomic window:
- the LOC120679601 gene encoding protein NRT1/ PTR FAMILY 4.3-like: protein MDVESSPAAGASVDWRGRPCRPRRHGGMRAAVFVLVFQSAQTMALAAVGSNLITYVFGELHFPLSQAANVVTNFVGTVFILSPLGGFLSDSYAGCFWTLLAFGAVELAGLILLSVQAHLPQLKSAPCNMLTMVGSCERASGFKATIFFVALYLVALGCGCVMPNMTAYGGDQFAGAAEKDAKMLPTYFNLSYFGYCAGELVALTAIVWAQTRYGMDVGFGLAAAALGAGLISLVSGVVFYRIKPPRGSIVTPIARVFVAAFTKRKQICPSGSSNPANGGAGDPAATVDDNFPHANKFRFLDKACIRVAPEPDTEPESPWRLCTAAEVRQVKTLLAVMPIVACTIVFNTVLAQLQTFSVQQGSAMDTRLAPGSSSFAIPPASLQAIPYTMLLALVPAYELLLVPLLRRVMGTRSGITPLQRIGVGLCVVALSMAAAALVERRRRDASVSGGGRLSVFWLVPQFLIFGVSELFTNVGLMEFFYKQAAAGTMQAFFMALFYCSFSFGFFLSSVLVSLVNRATARGGRRGWLGDNNLDRDRLDLFYWVLAALSVLNFFCYLLCARWYNSGGAGGSDEAASGEAASEDEDDGKGLI, encoded by the exons ATGGATGTGGAGAGCTCCCCGGCGGCCGGGGCCTCCGTGGACTGGCGCGGCCGCCCGTGCCGCCCGCGCCGGCACGGCGGCATGCGCGCCGCCGTCTTCGTCCTAG TGTTCCAGTCGGCGCAGACGatggcgctggcggcggtggGGAGCAACCTGATCACCTACGTCTTCGGCGAGCTCCACTTCCCGCTGTCGCAGGCGGCCAACGTGGTGACCAACTTCGTCGGCACCGTCTTCATCCTCTCGCCGCTCGGCGGCTTCCTCTCCGACTCCTACGCCGGATGCTTCTGGACGCTCCTCGCCTTCGGCGCCGTCGAGCTCGCG GGCTTGATACTACTGTCGGTACAAGCACATCTGCCGCAGCTCAAGTCGGCGCCGTGCAACATGCTCACCATGGTCGGCAGCTGCGAGCGGGCCAGCGGCTTCAAGGCCACCATCTTCTTCGTGGCGCTCTACCTGGTGGCGCTCGGCTGCGGCTGCGTCATGCCCAACATGACGGCGTACGGCGGCGACCAGTTCGCTGGCGCGGCGGAGAAGGACGCCAAGATGCTGCCGACCTACTTCAACCTGTCCTACTTCGGCTactgcgccggcgagctcgtcgCGCTGACGGCTATTGTCTGGGCGCAGACGCGCTACGGGATGGACGTCGGGTtcggcctggccgccgccgccctgggggCCGGGCTCATCAGCCTGGTCTCCGGCGTGGTGTTCTACCGGATCAAGCCGCCACGGGGCAGCATCGTCACTCCGATTGCAAGG GTTTTTGTTGCTGCGTTCACAAAGAGGAAGCAAATTTGCCCTTCCGGCTCTTCCAATCCTGCCAACGGCGGAGCCGGTGATCCGGCGGCGACCGTCGACGACAACTTCCCTCACGCCAATAAATTCAG GTTCTTGGACAAGGCGTGCATCAGGGTCGCGCCGGAGCCGGACACGGAGCCGGAGAGTCCATGGAGGCTCtgcacggcggcggaggtgcggcAGGTCAAGACGCTCCTCGCCGTGATGCCCATCGTGGCGTGCACCATCGTCTTCAACACCGTGCTCGCGCAGCTGCAGACCTTCTCGGTGCAGCAGGGCAGCGCCATGGACACCAGGCTGGCGCcgggctcctcctccttcgcCATCCCGCCGGCGTCGCTGCAGGCCATCCCCTACACCATGCTCCTCGCGCTCGTCCCGGCCTacgagctcctcctcgtcccgctgctgcggcgggtCATGGGCACCCGGTCCGGGATCACCCCGCTCCAGCGCATCGGCGTGGGCCTCTGCGTGGTCGCGctgtccatggccgccgccgcgctcgtcgagcgccggcgccgggacgCCTCCGtgtccggcggcgggcggctgtCCGTCTTCTGGCTCGTGCCGCAGTTCCTCATCTTCGGCGTGTCGGAGCTGTTCACCAACGTGGGGCTCATGGAGTTCTTCTACAAGCAGGCGGCCGCCGGCACGATGCAGGCCTTCTTCATGGCGCTCTTCTACTGCTCCTTCTCCTTCGGCTTCTTCCTCAGCTCCGTGCTGGTCTCGCTGGTGAAccgggccacggcgaggggcggccgccgcggctggcTCGGCGACAACAACCTCGACAGGGACAGGCTCGACCTCTTCTACTGGGTGCTCGCCGCGCTCAGCGTGCTCAACTTCTTCTGCTACCTGCTGTGCGCGAGGTGGTACAACTCCGGCGGTGCGGGCGGCTCCGATGAGGCCGCCTCCGGCGAGGCCGCATCCGAGGACGAAGACGACGGCAAGGGGCTCATCTGA
- the LOC120677944 gene encoding cysteine-rich receptor-like protein kinase 45: protein MGDQISEVEELERIFADTRAEPIKISYAAIKYVTKNFAEVIGRGGFGVVYLGGLRNGMVAVKKLFATMDLSELFATMELSHKQFLDEVISLAKLNHKNVVRFLAYCVETTLEVREAEGKLADIEVQQRFLCFEYAPNGNLHHYLQGKKFAT from the exons ATGGGTGATCAGATAAGTGAAGTTGAAGAACTGGAACGCATATTTGCTGATACAAGAGCAGAGCCAATCAAGATATCCTATGCTGCTATTAAATATGTTACAAAGAATTTCGCGGAAGTGATAGGTCGTGGTGGATTTGGGGTGGTTTACCTG GGAGGTCTTCGAAACGGGATGGTTGCTGTGAagaaacttttcgcaacgatGGATCTTTctgaacttttcgcaacgatgGAACTTTCTCATAAGCAATTTTTGGATGAAGTTATCTCCCTAGCGAAGCTAAACCACAAAAATGTTGTAAGATTTCTAGCATACTGTGTAGAGACAACACTTGAAGTCAGGGAAGCAGAAGGAAAACTTGCGGATATTGAGGTGCAGCAAAGGTTTCTCTGCTTTGAGTATGCACCTAATGGAAACCTTCACCATTATCTTCAAGGTAAAAAGTTTGCTACATGA